The following are encoded together in the Cervus elaphus chromosome 23, mCerEla1.1, whole genome shotgun sequence genome:
- the LOC122681554 gene encoding alpha-1,6-mannosyl-glycoprotein 2-beta-N-acetylglucosaminyltransferase-like, with the protein MRFRIYKRKVLILTLVVAACGFVLWSSNGRQRKNEALAPPLLDVDPARGAGARAGDHLAVSVGIRQGSNESAAPLVAAAPQPEVDNLTLRYRSLVYQLNFDQTLRNVDKAGSWTPPPRELALVVQVHNRPEYLKLLLDSLRKAQGIDDVLVIFSHDFWSTEINQLIAGVDFCPVLQVFFPFSIQLYPNEFPGTDPRDCPRDVEKNAALRMGCINAEYPDSFGHYREAKFSQTKHHWWWKLHFVWERVKVLRDCAGLILFLEEDHYSAPDFYHVFKKMWKLKQLECPECDVLSLGTYTAIRNFYDVADKVDVKTWKSTEHNMGLALTREAYQKLIECTDTFCTYDDYNWDWTLQYLTVSCLPKFWKVLVPQVPRIFHAGDCGMHHQKTCRPATQSAQLESLLNNNKQYLFPETLTISEKFMTALSPPRKNGGWGDIRDHELCKSYRRLQ; encoded by the coding sequence ATGAGGTTCCGCATCTATAAGCGGAAGGTGCTGATCTTGACGCTCGTGGTGGCCGCCTGCGGCTTCGTCCTCTGGAGCAGCAATGGGCGACAAAGGAAGAACGAGGCCCTCGCCCCGCCGCTGCTGGACGTCGATCCCGCGCGGGGTGCGGGCGCCCGGGCCGGGGACCATCTCGCCGTGTCGGTGGGCATCCGCCAGGGCTCCAACGAGTCGGCGGCTCCGCTGGTCGCCGCTGCCCCGCAGCCCGAGGTGGACAATCTGACGCTGCGGTACCGGTCCCTGGTGTACCAGCTGAACTTTGACCAGACGCTGAGGAATGTAGATAAGGCCGGCTCCTggacccccccaccccgagaGCTGGCGCTGGTGGTCCAGGTGCACAACCGGCCCGAATACCTCAAACTGCTGCTGGACTCACTTCGAAAAGCCCAGGGAATCGACGACGTCCTCGTCATCTTTAGCCATGACTTCTGGTCGACCGAAATCAATCAGCTGATTGCTGGGGTGGATTTCTGTCCAGTTCTGCAGGTGTTCTTTCCTTTCAGCATTCAGTTGTACCCTAACGAGTTCCCCGGCACTGACCCTAGAGATTGCCCCAGAGACGTGGAGAAGAATGCAGCTTTGCGGATGGGATGCATTAATGCTGAATATCCCGACTCCTTCGGCCATTATAGAGAGGCCAAGTTCTCCCAAACTAAACACCACTGGTGGTGGAAGCTGCATTTTGTATGGGAGAGGGTCAAAGTCCTTCGAGACTGTGCTGGCCTCATACTTTTCCTAGAGGAGGATCACTACTCAGCCCCAGACTTTTACCATGTCTTCAAAAAGATGTGGAAATTAAAGCAGCTAGAGTGCCCCGAGTGTGATGTTCTCTCCCTGGGGACCTATACTGCCATTCGAAATTTCTATGACGTGGCTGACAAGGTAGATGTGAAAACGTGGAAATCCACAGAGCACAATATGGGTCTGGCCCTGACCCGGGAAGCCTATCAGAAGCTGATTGAGTGCACAGACACTTTCTGTACTTATGATGATTATAACTGGGACTGGACCCTTCAATATTTGACTGTATCTTGTCTTCCAAAATTCTGGAAAGTGCTGGTTCCTCAAGTTCCTAGGATTTTTCATGCTGGAGACTGTGGTATGCATCACCAAAAAACTTGTAGACCAGCCACCCAGAGTGCCCAACTTGAGTCACTCTTAAATAATAACAAACAGTACCTGTTTCCAGAAACTCTAACTATCAGTGAGAAGTTTATGACAGCCCTTTCCCCACCTAGGAAAAATGGAGGGTGGGGAGATATTAGGGACCATGAACTCTGTAAAAGTTATAGAAGACTgcagtaa